CGGGACCAGGAGCGGATCGGATCGGGCCGGGGGCCGTAACACCGTTATTCCCCCGTTCCCGAGGAGCGGGCTGGGCAGGGGACCAGCATCCCCCGGGCTCCGGGGGCGGACCGCGGCCCGGGATTCGCGAGGAAGCTCGGGGGCTCAGTACGGCCCGTTTTCCTCTCGCAGTGGCCGCTCGCAGCCACGCTGCTCCGGGCGGTGCTGAGGATGCGGCGGGGACACGGGAAGCGAAAGGCCGAGGTCACCGAGGCGCCGTGCGTGTCTCGGAGGAGGACGGAGGAAAAGGAGGCGATACAGGAGGCCCGTCGGAGGGCGGCCCCGTCCGTTCGAGAGTTCAAGTACAACAAAAAGCGGGTTCGTCTTATCTCGCAGGGCTCGGACCTGAAGGATGATGCTCGGTGCATCCTTTACTGGATGTGCCGGGATCAGCGAGTGCAAGGTACCAGCTGGTGGAAGGGGCTCTCATGGGTGGTAAAAGCGCTGGTCCCCTCCTTTGGTAACTTTGCTGCTGGTCCCACTCTCTACAGGGAGGGGTTGGGGGGAAACCCCCTGTGAAaccccatccccaccctgtcAGTGGAGCACCCTCCTGACGCTGCCCTGTGTACTTCCCTCCCAGATAACTGGGCTTTCCTCTACGCCCAGCGCCTGGCCCTCAAACAGGAGTTGCCTCTGCACGTCTGCTTCTGCTTGGTGCCCAAATTTCTGGAGGCCACCATCCGCCACTACAGGTTCATGCTGAGGGGCCTGCAGGAGGTAGCGGAGGTACAGCCAGGGGATGCCCATGCTAGATGGGATGGGGCTCCTGGGGAAGGGGGGAGGCAGATCCCTCCCTTCAGCAGATGCTGGTTGGGTGGGGTTTGCAGAGCCATGAACTGTCCCACAGCCATTTTTCTATCACTGCAGGAGTGTGCAGAGCTGAACATCTCCTTCCACTTGCTGCTGGGCTATGCCAAGGATGTGTTGCCCACTTTTGTGGCAGAGCATGGCGTGGGTGGGCTGGTGACAGACTTCAGTCCCCTCCGCCTCCCCCGGCAGTGGGTAGAGGACGTCAGGGAACAGTTGCCAGAGGATGTGCCATTTGCACAGGTGGGTGCCAGCACTCTGGGAATGGAAAACTGACTGCTGAGATGTGGAACAAACTTGTCTCCTGTGTCTTGCGCACTGGAGTTGAGCAGAGAGCAGGTGTGTCATATTGTCAGGATTGTATGCTTCTCACACCCTTCTCCACGGCTTTGCTTCCCAGGTTGATGCCCACAACATTGTGCCCTGCTGGGTCGCCTCCCCCAAGCAGGAGTACAGTGCCAGGACCATCCGGGGCAAGATCCACGCTCAGCTCCCTGAGTTCCTCACCGAGTTTCCCCCTGTCGTTCGTCACCCACATCCgccctcctgcccagcagaggTACCAGCAGGAGACACTCCAAACCCATTCACAGCCAGGTCTCAGAGAGTTTCAGAAGTCCTTTGTGATTCTGGGAGGGGTTGGCAGGGAATGAGGACAGTGACCTGCCTGAGGTCACACACAGATGGTGTGGAGATGAGGATGCCCTGGGAAAAGGGAGGTTCCCACCTCATTCTTTCAATTCCCACatctctgctgtgcagaggCCTAGTTAAGAGGTGGAGGCTGGCATGGACTGGGGACATAACACTCAGGGCTTGCTGAAAAGATTCTGCAGATGCACTTACCACTTGGTCGCCACCCAGCCCATCGCCTGGGAGGCCTGTTATTCCAGCTTGCAGGTGGACCACTCCGTGAAGGAGGTGGAGTGGGCaacccctggcacagctgcagggatggctgTGCTGAAGTCCTTCATTGCAGAGCGGCTGAAATCCTTCAGCACCCACAGGAATGATCCCAACAAGGCGGCTCTCAGCAACCTGTCCCCGTGGCTTCACTTCGGTGAGTATCCCAGGCTTCCCActctgcagcaggactgagCATTGTGGCTTGGACCAGCATCCTGACTTGCTCCTTCCCCATGTCCTCAGGCCAGGTTTCCACCCAAAGAGCCATCCTGGAGGTGCAGAAGCACCGGCGCAATTACAAGGACTCAGTGGATGCATTTGTGGAGGAAGCTGTGGTGCGGCGGGAGCTGGCTGAAAACTTCTGCTACTACAACAAGAACTACGACAGTGTGCAGGGTAACATCCTGGGTCACGTGGGCCATGCTGGGTACCCAACTGGTCACTCCAACTTGGCAATCCCAGTTCTGCTAGGAGAAGGGCTGTGGGGGCATTAATGTCCCACCATTTGGTCTCTTCTGGAGGTAGGACAGAAGCTGATGAGTGCCCTCAGTAGCCCCGTTcttagaccaggttgctcagtgctgctcctcgTGTCTTGCTCACAGGTGCCTATGACTGGGCACAAACCACCCTGAAGCTCCATGCCAAAGACAAGAGGCCTTATCTGTACagtctgcaggagctggagcaggggacCACACATGACCCACTCTGGAACGCTGCCCAGGTACTGCCCTACATCTTCCCCACAAAATGCTGAGCTTTTTTACGAGGTGCAGAGGTGATTTGCCATGGGCTGACCCTTATGGCTGTCTCTATTCCCACAGCTGCAAATGGTCCAGGAGGGCAAGATGCACGGCTTCCTGCGGATGTACTGGGCCAAGAAGATCCTGGAGTGGACACACTCCCCTGAGGAGGCCCTGCAGTTTGCCATCTACCTCAACGACCGCTACGAGCTGGATGGGAGGGACCCCAATGGATACGTAGGCAAGCTGCAGGATGGGGGCACGGGGTGGGAGGCCTTAGCTGTGATGGCCAAGGCTTCAGTGGGGGCTCTCTGCAGGCAACTCCAGCCCATTCTGCTTTGCACCCACATCCCACTTGCTCTCTGGGTGCCTCGAGCAAGGGGGAGAGCTGACACCTCTatccctgtgcctggcaggCTGCCTGTGGTCCATCTGCGGCATTCACGACCAGGGCTGGGCGGAGCGGCCCATCTTTGGGAAGATTCGCTACATGAACTACGCCGGCTGCAAGCGCAAGTTTGATGTCGACCA
The Parus major isolate Abel chromosome 9, Parus_major1.1, whole genome shotgun sequence DNA segment above includes these coding regions:
- the LOC107208761 gene encoding deoxyribodipyrimidine photo-lyase-like, translating into MRRGHGKRKAEVTEAPCVSRRRTEEKEAIQEARRRAAPSVREFKYNKKRVRLISQGSDLKDDARCILYWMCRDQRVQDNWAFLYAQRLALKQELPLHVCFCLVPKFLEATIRHYRFMLRGLQEVAEECAELNISFHLLLGYAKDVLPTFVAEHGVGGLVTDFSPLRLPRQWVEDVREQLPEDVPFAQVDAHNIVPCWVASPKQEYSARTIRGKIHAQLPEFLTEFPPVVRHPHPPSCPAEPIAWEACYSSLQVDHSVKEVEWATPGTAAGMAVLKSFIAERLKSFSTHRNDPNKAALSNLSPWLHFGQVSTQRAILEVQKHRRNYKDSVDAFVEEAVVRRELAENFCYYNKNYDSVQGAYDWAQTTLKLHAKDKRPYLYSLQELEQGTTHDPLWNAAQLQMVQEGKMHGFLRMYWAKKILEWTHSPEEALQFAIYLNDRYELDGRDPNGYVGCLWSICGIHDQGWAERPIFGKIRYMNYAGCKRKFDVDQFERRYAPTHSQ